One Camelina sativa cultivar DH55 chromosome 3, Cs, whole genome shotgun sequence genomic window carries:
- the LOC104777049 gene encoding probable inositol transporter 2 isoform X1: MEGGIIHGSGGADESAFRECFSLTWKNPYVLRLAFSAGIGGLLFGYDTGVISGALLYIRDDFKSVDKNTWLQEMIVSMAVAGAIVGAAIGGWANDRFGRRSAILMADFLFLLGAIIMAAAPNPSLLVGGRVFVGLGVGMASMTAPLYISEASPAKIRGALVSTNGFLITGGQFLSYLINLAFTDVTGTWRWMLGIAGLPALLQFILMFSLPESPRWLYRKGREEEAKAILRRIYSSEDVEQEIRALKDSVETEILEEGSSEKINMIKLCKAKTVRRGLIAGVGLQVFQQFVGINTVMYYSPTIVQLAGFASNRTALLLSLVTAGLNAFGSIISIYFIDRTGRKKLLIISLFGVIVSLGILTGVFYEAATHAPAISSLETKRFTNLTCPDYNKSGMNTNAWDCMTCLKASSTSCGFCSSPNGKEQPGACWISNDSVKDLCHNNNRLWYTRGCPSNFGWFALLGLGLYIIFFSPGMGTVPWIVNSEIYPLRFRGVCGGIAATANWISNLIVAQSFLSLTEAIGTSWTFLIFGVISVIALFFVVVCVPETKGMPMEEIEKMLEGRSIEFKFWKKSSKPVEKHNQSA, encoded by the exons atggaaggagGAATAATACATGGATCAGGAGGAGCAGATGAATCAGCTTTCAGAGAATGTTTCTCACTAACATGGAAGAATCCTTATGTTCTTCGTCTTGCTTTCTCTGCTGGAATCGGTGGTCTTCTCTTTGGTTACGACACTG GAGTCATATCTGGAGCTCTGCTTTACATCAGAGATGATTTCAAGTCTGTTGACAAAAATACTTGGTTACAG gAGATGATAGTGAGCATGGCAGTCGCAGGAGCCATCGTTGGAGCCGCTATAGGAGGTTGGGCGAACGACAGATTCGGGAGGAGAAGCGCGATTCTTATGGcggattttctttttctgttagGAGCTATCATTATGGCGGCAGCTCCTAACCCATCCCTCCTTGTCGGTGGCCGTGTATTTGTGGGCCTCGGGGTCGGGATGGCCTCAATGACCGCTCCTCTATACATCTCAGAAGCTTCTCCAGCAAAGATCAGAGGAGCTTTGGTTAGTACAAATGGGTTTCTCATTACCGGAGGACAGTTCTTGTCTTATCTCATCAACTTGGCCTTTACCGAT GTGACCGGAACATGGAGATGGATGCTCGGAATCGCGGGACTTCCAGCTCTTTTGCAGTTTATCCTAATGTTTTCGCTCCCGGAGTCACCTCGTTGGTTATACCGCAAG ggaagagaggaagaggCTAAAGCGATTCTGAGAAGAATATATTCATCAGAAGATGTAGAACAAGAGATACGTGCACTTAAAGACTCAGTTGAAACAGAGATACTCGAAGAAGGATCATCTGAGAAAATCAACATGATCAAACTATGCAAAGCCAAAACTGTTAGACGGGGACTCATAGCTGGTGTTGGTCTCCAAGTGTTTCAACAGTTCGTTGGGATCAACAC TGTAATGTATTACAGTCCAACCATTGTTCAGCTTGCCGGTTTCGCTTCAAACAGAACAGCTCTGCTCTTGTCTTTAGTTACCGCAGGACTTAACGCATTTGGTTCCATTATTAGCATTTACTTCATCGATAGAACTGGAAGGAAAAAGCTTCTCATCATTAGTCTTTTCGGAGTTATTGTCTCGCTCGGAATACTAACCGGTGTTTTCTATGAAGCGGCTACTCACGCTCCAGCGATTAGCTCACTCGAGACAAAAAGGTTTACTAATCTTACTTGTCCGGATTATAATAAGTCAGGTATGAATACCAATGCTTGGGATTGTATGACTTGTTTGAAAGCTTCTTCTACATCTTGTGGCTTCTGTTCTTCTCCTAATGGAAAG GAACAACCCGGGGCATGTTGGATCTCTAATGATTCGGTTAAGGACTTATGTCATAACAATAACCGGCTTTGGTACACGAGAGGGTGTCCTAGCAATTTTGGTTGGTTTGCTCTTCTAGGATTGGGACTTTacatcattttcttctctcctGGAATGGGGACTGTCCCATGGATAGTTAACTCAGAGATATATCCATTGAGGTTCAGAGGAGTCTGTGGTGGAATAGCTGCAACTGCGAACTGGATATCGAATTTGATCGTGGCTCAATCTTTTCTTTCATTGACTGAAGCTATTGGTACTTCTTGGACTTTTCTCATCTTTGGAGTGATCTCAGTCATTGCTCTTTTCTTTGTTGTGGTTTGTGTTCCGGAGACGAAAGGAATGCCAATGGAGGAGATTGAGAAGATGCTTGAAGGAAGATCTATAGAGTTTAAGTTTTGGAAGAAGAGTTCAAAACCTGTTGAGAAACATAACCAAAGTGCATGA
- the LOC104777049 gene encoding probable inositol transporter 2 isoform X3 has protein sequence MEGGIIHGSGGADESAFRECFSLTWKNPYVLRLAFSAGIGGLLFGYDTGVISGALLYIRDDFKSVDKNTWLQEMIVSMAVAGAIVGAAIGGWANDRFGRRSAILMADFLFLLGAIIMAAAPNPSLLVGGRVFVGLGVGMASMTAPLYISEASPAKIRGALVSTNGFLITGGQFLSYLINLAFTDVTGTWRWMLGIAGLPALLQFILMFSLPESPRWLYRKGREEEAKAILRRIYSSEDVEQEIRALKDSVETEILEEGSSEKINMIKLCKAKTVRRGLIAGVGLQVFQQFVGINTVMYYSPTIVQLAGFASNRTALLLSLVTAGLNAFGSIISIYFIDRTGRKKLLIISLFGVIVSLGILTGVFYEAATHAPAISSLETKRFTNLTCPDYNKSGMNTNAWDCMTCLKASSTSCGFCSSPNGKEQPGACWISNDSVKDLCHNNNRLWYTRGCPSNFGWFALLGLGLYIIFFSPGMGTVPWIVNSEIYPLRFRGVCGGIAATANWISNLIVAQSFLSLTEAIGTSWTFLIFGVISVIALFFVVVCVPETKGMPMEEIEKMLEGRSIEFKFWKKSSKPVEKHNQSA, from the exons atggaaggagGAATAATACATGGATCAGGAGGAGCAGATGAATCAGCTTTCAGAGAATGTTTCTCACTAACATGGAAGAATCCTTATGTTCTTCGTCTTGCTTTCTCTGCTGGAATCGGTGGTCTTCTCTTTGGTTACGACACTG GAGTCATATCTGGAGCTCTGCTTTACATCAGAGATGATTTCAAGTCTGTTGACAAAAATACTTGGTTACAG gAGATGATAGTGAGCATGGCAGTCGCAGGAGCCATCGTTGGAGCCGCTATAGGAGGTTGGGCGAACGACAGATTCGGGAGGAGAAGCGCGATTCTTATGGcggattttctttttctgttagGAGCTATCATTATGGCGGCAGCTCCTAACCCATCCCTCCTTGTCGGTGGCCGTGTATTTGTGGGCCTCGGGGTCGGGATGGCCTCAATGACCGCTCCTCTATACATCTCAGAAGCTTCTCCAGCAAAGATCAGAGGAGCTTTGGTTAGTACAAATGGGTTTCTCATTACCGGAGGACAGTTCTTGTCTTATCTCATCAACTTGGCCTTTACCGAT GTGACCGGAACATGGAGATGGATGCTCGGAATCGCGGGACTTCCAGCTCTTTTGCAGTTTATCCTAATGTTTTCGCTCCCGGAGTCACCTCGTTGGTTATACCGCAAG ggaagagaggaagaggCTAAAGCGATTCTGAGAAGAATATATTCATCAGAAGATGTAGAACAAGAGATACGTGCACTTAAAGACTCAGTTGAAACAGAGATACTCGAAGAAGGATCATCTGAGAAAATCAACATGATCAAACTATGCAAAGCCAAAACTGTTAGACGGGGACTCATAGCTGGTGTTGGTCTCCAAGTGTTTCAACAGTTCGTTGGGATCAACACTGTAATGTATTACAGTCCAACCATTGTTCAGCTTGCCGGTTTCGCTTCAAACAGAACAGCTCTGCTCTTGTCTTTAGTTACCGCAGGACTTAACGCATTTGGTTCCATTATTAGCATTTACTTCATCGATAGAACTGGAAGGAAAAAGCTTCTCATCATTAGTCTTTTCGGAGTTATTGTCTCGCTCGGAATACTAACCGGTGTTTTCTATGAAGCGGCTACTCACGCTCCAGCGATTAGCTCACTCGAGACAAAAAGGTTTACTAATCTTACTTGTCCGGATTATAATAAGTCAGGTATGAATACCAATGCTTGGGATTGTATGACTTGTTTGAAAGCTTCTTCTACATCTTGTGGCTTCTGTTCTTCTCCTAATGGAAAG GAACAACCCGGGGCATGTTGGATCTCTAATGATTCGGTTAAGGACTTATGTCATAACAATAACCGGCTTTGGTACACGAGAGGGTGTCCTAGCAATTTTGGTTGGTTTGCTCTTCTAGGATTGGGACTTTacatcattttcttctctcctGGAATGGGGACTGTCCCATGGATAGTTAACTCAGAGATATATCCATTGAGGTTCAGAGGAGTCTGTGGTGGAATAGCTGCAACTGCGAACTGGATATCGAATTTGATCGTGGCTCAATCTTTTCTTTCATTGACTGAAGCTATTGGTACTTCTTGGACTTTTCTCATCTTTGGAGTGATCTCAGTCATTGCTCTTTTCTTTGTTGTGGTTTGTGTTCCGGAGACGAAAGGAATGCCAATGGAGGAGATTGAGAAGATGCTTGAAGGAAGATCTATAGAGTTTAAGTTTTGGAAGAAGAGTTCAAAACCTGTTGAGAAACATAACCAAAGTGCATGA
- the LOC104777049 gene encoding probable inositol transporter 2 isoform X2, whose amino-acid sequence MIVSMAVAGAIVGAAIGGWANDRFGRRSAILMADFLFLLGAIIMAAAPNPSLLVGGRVFVGLGVGMASMTAPLYISEASPAKIRGALVSTNGFLITGGQFLSYLINLAFTDVTGTWRWMLGIAGLPALLQFILMFSLPESPRWLYRKGREEEAKAILRRIYSSEDVEQEIRALKDSVETEILEEGSSEKINMIKLCKAKTVRRGLIAGVGLQVFQQFVGINTVMYYSPTIVQLAGFASNRTALLLSLVTAGLNAFGSIISIYFIDRTGRKKLLIISLFGVIVSLGILTGVFYEAATHAPAISSLETKRFTNLTCPDYNKSGMNTNAWDCMTCLKASSTSCGFCSSPNGKEQPGACWISNDSVKDLCHNNNRLWYTRGCPSNFGWFALLGLGLYIIFFSPGMGTVPWIVNSEIYPLRFRGVCGGIAATANWISNLIVAQSFLSLTEAIGTSWTFLIFGVISVIALFFVVVCVPETKGMPMEEIEKMLEGRSIEFKFWKKSSKPVEKHNQSA is encoded by the exons ATGATAGTGAGCATGGCAGTCGCAGGAGCCATCGTTGGAGCCGCTATAGGAGGTTGGGCGAACGACAGATTCGGGAGGAGAAGCGCGATTCTTATGGcggattttctttttctgttagGAGCTATCATTATGGCGGCAGCTCCTAACCCATCCCTCCTTGTCGGTGGCCGTGTATTTGTGGGCCTCGGGGTCGGGATGGCCTCAATGACCGCTCCTCTATACATCTCAGAAGCTTCTCCAGCAAAGATCAGAGGAGCTTTGGTTAGTACAAATGGGTTTCTCATTACCGGAGGACAGTTCTTGTCTTATCTCATCAACTTGGCCTTTACCGAT GTGACCGGAACATGGAGATGGATGCTCGGAATCGCGGGACTTCCAGCTCTTTTGCAGTTTATCCTAATGTTTTCGCTCCCGGAGTCACCTCGTTGGTTATACCGCAAG ggaagagaggaagaggCTAAAGCGATTCTGAGAAGAATATATTCATCAGAAGATGTAGAACAAGAGATACGTGCACTTAAAGACTCAGTTGAAACAGAGATACTCGAAGAAGGATCATCTGAGAAAATCAACATGATCAAACTATGCAAAGCCAAAACTGTTAGACGGGGACTCATAGCTGGTGTTGGTCTCCAAGTGTTTCAACAGTTCGTTGGGATCAACACTGTAATGTATTACAGTCCAACCATTGTTCAGCTTGCCGGTTTCGCTTCAAACAGAACAGCTCTGCTCTTGTCTTTAGTTACCGCAGGACTTAACGCATTTGGTTCCATTATTAGCATTTACTTCATCGATAGAACTGGAAGGAAAAAGCTTCTCATCATTAGTCTTTTCGGAGTTATTGTCTCGCTCGGAATACTAACCGGTGTTTTCTATGAAGCGGCTACTCACGCTCCAGCGATTAGCTCACTCGAGACAAAAAGGTTTACTAATCTTACTTGTCCGGATTATAATAAGTCAGGTATGAATACCAATGCTTGGGATTGTATGACTTGTTTGAAAGCTTCTTCTACATCTTGTGGCTTCTGTTCTTCTCCTAATGGAAAG GAACAACCCGGGGCATGTTGGATCTCTAATGATTCGGTTAAGGACTTATGTCATAACAATAACCGGCTTTGGTACACGAGAGGGTGTCCTAGCAATTTTGGTTGGTTTGCTCTTCTAGGATTGGGACTTTacatcattttcttctctcctGGAATGGGGACTGTCCCATGGATAGTTAACTCAGAGATATATCCATTGAGGTTCAGAGGAGTCTGTGGTGGAATAGCTGCAACTGCGAACTGGATATCGAATTTGATCGTGGCTCAATCTTTTCTTTCATTGACTGAAGCTATTGGTACTTCTTGGACTTTTCTCATCTTTGGAGTGATCTCAGTCATTGCTCTTTTCTTTGTTGTGGTTTGTGTTCCGGAGACGAAAGGAATGCCAATGGAGGAGATTGAGAAGATGCTTGAAGGAAGATCTATAGAGTTTAAGTTTTGGAAGAAGAGTTCAAAACCTGTTGAGAAACATAACCAAAGTGCATGA